A window of Formosa sp. Hel1_31_208 contains these coding sequences:
- a CDS encoding DegT/DnrJ/EryC1/StrS aminotransferase family protein translates to MPGFELFGDLERKEVNDVLDNGVLMRYGFDGMRKGHWKAKELEAELSDTFNTNHVQLVSSGTAAVSVALASAGVGAGDEVIMPTFTFVASFEAILMLGAIPVLVDIDDTLTLDPEAVEAAITVKTKAVMIVQMCGSMGDLNALQAICSKHNLLFVEDACQAIGGTYEGKPLGSIGDLGCFSFDFVKTITCGEGGAVITNNEAFYQNADHYSDHGHDHVGNDRGAETHPFLGYNFRISELNAAVGLAQVRRLPEFIAIQKKNYTILREAIARIPGVTFRRVPKGGEESYAFLNFFLPDLEVARSVSEAFKTNGVDTCFHYYDNNWHYIRKWDHLKEQKSLYPLSKAIKTALTELQNKRFPQSDHFIGRNISCLVKLSWTEAEVRERAFKMASLIKAAI, encoded by the coding sequence ATGCCAGGATTCGAATTGTTTGGTGACCTCGAACGCAAAGAAGTTAATGATGTTTTAGATAATGGTGTTTTAATGCGCTATGGTTTTGATGGCATGCGCAAAGGTCATTGGAAGGCCAAAGAGCTTGAAGCCGAATTATCAGATACCTTTAACACTAATCATGTGCAACTCGTTTCGAGTGGTACTGCTGCTGTTTCGGTAGCATTAGCATCGGCAGGCGTAGGAGCAGGTGATGAGGTTATCATGCCAACTTTTACATTTGTGGCTAGTTTTGAAGCCATTTTAATGTTGGGAGCTATTCCTGTATTGGTTGATATTGATGACACATTAACGCTAGATCCCGAAGCTGTTGAAGCTGCTATTACCGTAAAGACCAAGGCCGTCATGATTGTTCAAATGTGCGGTAGTATGGGCGATTTAAATGCGCTACAGGCTATTTGTTCAAAACACAATTTACTTTTCGTTGAAGATGCTTGCCAGGCTATTGGTGGCACATATGAGGGCAAACCATTAGGAAGTATTGGTGATCTTGGTTGTTTTTCATTCGATTTTGTAAAAACCATTACTTGTGGTGAAGGAGGAGCAGTGATTACCAATAACGAGGCGTTTTACCAAAATGCAGATCATTACAGTGACCATGGTCATGACCATGTTGGCAACGATAGAGGCGCTGAAACGCATCCGTTTTTAGGCTATAATTTTAGAATTTCAGAATTGAATGCGGCAGTTGGTTTAGCGCAAGTTAGACGCTTACCCGAATTTATTGCGATTCAGAAGAAGAACTATACCATACTTCGTGAAGCTATTGCCAGAATCCCAGGGGTAACCTTCAGAAGAGTTCCTAAAGGTGGAGAAGAGAGTTATGCGTTTTTGAATTTCTTTTTACCCGATTTGGAAGTAGCTAGATCGGTCTCCGAAGCTTTTAAAACAAATGGTGTCGATACCTGTTTTCACTACTATGATAATAACTGGCATTATATTAGAAAATGGGATCATCTTAAAGAGCAAAAATCTTTATATCCCTTATCTAAAGCCATTAAAACTGCTCTGACAGAGTTGCAAAACAAACGATTTCCTCAATCTGATCACTTTATTGGACGTAACATTTCTTGCTTGGTGAAATTGTCTTGGACAGAAGCTGAGGTTAGAGAAAGGGCATTTAAGATGGCTTCCCTTATTAAAGCGGCAATCTAG
- the ribB gene encoding 3,4-dihydroxy-2-butanone-4-phosphate synthase, protein MTSNTVQQATNTQLNTIEEAIADIKQGKVIIVVDDENRENEGDFLAASSKITPETINFMATHGRGLICAPLTEKRCKELELNMMVNNNTDPLETAFTVSVDLRGNGVTTGISASDRAKTVQALIDPNTKPFELARPGHIFPLVAKEGGVLRRTGHTEAAIDFAKLAGLEPAGVIVEIMNADGTMARLPQLMEVAKKFDLKIVSIEDLVAYRMEHDSLIEKKEDFDIETRFGKFRLRAYQQTTNNQIHIALTKGTWSKNEHVLTRVNATLVNNDILGTLTNNADEKLDDMFKVINTEGKGAIVFINQQAQSMNLLNRLSILKDTQVEGEITKAPSIGMDSKDFGIGAQILHDLNIHKLKLISNSQQTKRVGMIGYGLEIVDYASY, encoded by the coding sequence ATGACCAGTAATACCGTACAACAGGCAACCAACACCCAATTAAATACTATTGAAGAGGCTATTGCCGATATCAAACAAGGAAAGGTGATTATTGTAGTTGATGATGAAAACAGAGAAAATGAAGGTGATTTTCTAGCAGCTTCTAGTAAGATTACCCCTGAAACTATAAATTTTATGGCGACTCATGGTCGCGGACTTATCTGTGCGCCATTAACGGAAAAGAGGTGTAAGGAACTTGAGCTTAATATGATGGTTAACAATAATACAGATCCATTGGAAACTGCGTTTACTGTATCTGTTGATTTAAGAGGCAATGGTGTAACTACAGGAATATCTGCAAGTGATAGAGCCAAAACGGTACAAGCACTTATTGATCCAAATACTAAACCCTTTGAATTAGCACGCCCTGGACATATTTTTCCACTTGTCGCAAAAGAAGGCGGTGTGTTACGACGAACAGGTCATACTGAAGCGGCTATTGATTTTGCAAAACTTGCTGGTTTAGAACCTGCCGGAGTTATTGTTGAAATCATGAATGCAGATGGCACTATGGCGAGGCTTCCTCAACTTATGGAAGTTGCTAAAAAGTTCGATTTGAAAATTGTTTCTATTGAAGACTTAGTGGCTTATAGAATGGAACATGATTCTTTAATTGAGAAGAAGGAAGACTTTGATATTGAAACGCGCTTTGGCAAATTTAGATTGCGTGCCTATCAACAAACGACGAACAACCAAATTCATATTGCATTAACGAAAGGGACCTGGTCTAAAAATGAGCATGTATTAACTAGAGTAAATGCAACCTTAGTAAATAATGATATCTTGGGAACATTGACTAATAACGCAGACGAGAAGTTAGATGACATGTTCAAAGTTATCAATACCGAAGGTAAAGGTGCTATTGTTTTTATCAATCAACAGGCGCAATCTATGAATTTATTGAATCGTCTAAGTATTTTAAAAGACACTCAAGTTGAAGGCGAAATCACTAAAGCTCCGAGTATCGGGATGGATTCTAAAGATTTTGGAATAGGTGCTCAAATTCTTCATGATTTAAACATTCATAAACTAAAACTCATCTCTAACAGCCAACAAACCAAACGCGTTGGTATGATTGGTTACGGCTTAGAGATCGTAGATTACGCTAGTTACTAG